Proteins encoded together in one Impatiens glandulifera chromosome 1, dImpGla2.1, whole genome shotgun sequence window:
- the LOC124918523 gene encoding probable protein S-acyltransferase 7: protein MYVVPPPKRTDSITGSTTDSEDLRVYQTWKGSNIFLLQGRFVFGPDVRSLVLTIFLIVAPVAVFCVFVARKLMDDFSHNSGISIMVIAVVFTAYDLVLLLLTSGRDPGIIPRNAHPPEPEPNDGIVEGSSQTPQLRLPRIKEVMVNGVTVKIKYCDTCMLYRPPRCSHCSICNNCVERFDHHCPWVGQCIGLRNYRFFFMFVSSTTILCLYVFSFCWVYIKRIKDSEGIDIWKAMIKTPASIALIVYTFISVWFVGGLTAFHLYLISTNQTTYENFRYRYDRRENPYNKGVMENFKEVLCSSIPRSRNNFREAVPREPGLPNRSFGGGFVSPNMGKAGGGDDIEMGRKAVWSNVGIEADSISELQIGGEGGIGGDVKDRQGELSSPEIKRTAVGNEGNRAGVHTRRSSWGRKSGSWEMSPEVVAMAARLGGGGAAGGSSSGGLTSYRPSSTTT, encoded by the exons ATGTATGTGGTTCCTCCTCCTAAGAGGACTGATTCCATTACTGGATCCACTACTGACTCTGAAGATTTACGGGTCTATCAGACATGGAAAGGAAGCAAT ATATTTTTGCTCCAAGGAAGATTTGTTTTTGGACCAGACGTGAGATCATTGGTGCTGACAATTTTCCTAATTGTTGCACCCGTTGCAGTATTTTGTGTGTTTGTTGCTAGGAAATTGATGGATGATTTCTCACACAATTCTGGGATATCAATCATGGTTATAGCAGTTGTGTTCACAGCTTAT GACTTAGTTCTTCTCCTGCTAACATCTGGAAGGGATCCTGGCATTATACCACGTAATGCTCATCCTCCAGAACCGGAACCTAATGATGGGATTGTGGAAGGGAGTTCGCAGACCCCACAGTTGCGATTACCTCGTATAAAGGAAGTGATGGTTAATGGTGTTACTGTGAAGATTAAGTATTGTGATACTTGTATGTTATATCGACCTCCCCGTTGCTCACACTGTTCAATTTGCAACAACTGTGTTGAAAGGTTTGACCACCATTGTCCTTGGGTTGGCCAGTGTATTGGTTTG AGAAACTACAGATTCTTCTTCATGTTTGTCTCATCAACAACCATCCTGTGTTTATACGTTTTCAGCTTCTGCTGGGTGTATATTAAGAGAATTAAGGATAGTGAAGGAATAGATATATGGAAAGCGATGATCAAAACCCCTGCCTCCATCGCTCTAATCGTGTATACCTTCATATCAGTTTGGTTTGTAGGAGGCCTTACTGCATTCCATTTATATCTCATCAGCACAAATCAG ACTACGTACGAGAATTTCAGATATCGTTACGACAGAAGAGAAAACCCTTACAACAAAGGTGTGATGGAGAACTTCAAAGAAGTGTTATGCTCAAGCATCCCTCGTTCGAGAAACAATTTCCGAGAAGCAGTCCCCCGAGAACCAGGATTACCAAATAGATCCTTTGGCGGCGGTTTTGTCAGTCCGAACATGGGAAAAGCGGGAGGAGGGGATGATATAGAAATGGGTCGAAAAGCGGTATGGTCAAACGTGGGGATTGAAGCAGACTCAATATCTGAACTTCAAATAGGCGGTGAAGGAGGCATTGGGGGAGATGTGAAGGACAGACAAGGGGAGTTATCTTCGCCAGAGATAAAAAGGACTGCGGTTGGAAACGAAGGGAATAGAGCCGGAGTACACACTAGAAGGTCGAGCTGGGGGAGGAAAAGTGGGAGCTGGGAGATGTCGCCGGAAGTTGTGGCTATGGCCGCTAGACTTGGTGGTGGTGGTGCTGCTGGCGGGAGTAGTAGCGGTGGTTTGACTTCTTATAGACCATCGTCTACAACAACATAA
- the LOC124929844 gene encoding uncharacterized protein LOC124929844: MAETTVPDFPGRISWKSALYLKKIVMKFEEMDLVEKVYNTQFRYIVSASVLQFSGTICGHMRSSKVLSLNFLERMSLMILYAQEGKLVKEDYDESESEPEDEHEEPTSKPNTRKRKVVVNLKEAVNLKRKLAYESSPANIPSPPSATSPGLPPTSSVGCKCEELKEEVKALKEELIKEVKEELKEMKTAYEETQTHHKAYIKKLVVSMCEQLLAKSNQRMATLIGKLDSMEEERKKKKKKSKLEKKGNTEDRKVEDSVVKNWLKDVATNDQTKSVFTCEARKKLFVRVLTKCTWLKDPEVDAVCHLLRKRIAQYPKTYKHWKVSIGDCLLADMMRREYPNFKKDPENFPISEVFDQYFWGADHRHMPEWPLVDDIYVPLNIGNKHWVLCVVRLQDNHINVYDCDLSIYRNLDPYLRPLCEMFPRIYAMGASDAELQRYPNFNFQKLTYKRLPYPAKNAVAKYGEVPRAAESGDCGVFMLMHMEYLTAGLGVEKNLTCAYVF; this comes from the exons atggcagaaaccacCGTTCCTGATTTTCCTGGACGGATATCTTGGAAAAGCGCCCTCTacctgaagaagattgttatgaagtttgaggaaatggatcttgtgGAGAAGGTGTACAATACCCAATTCAGATATATAGTCTCTGCGTCAGtgttgcagttctcaggaactatt tgtggacatatgaGGTCATCAAAGGTTTTGTCCCTAAATTTTCTAGAAAGAATGAGCTTAATgatcctctacgcccaag aaGGGAAGTTAGTGAAGGAGGATTATGATGAATCGGAAAGTGAACCTGAGGATGAACATGAAGAACCTACTTCCAAACCAAACACCCGGAAGAGAAAGGTTGTGGTTAATCTCAAAGAAGCAGTAAacctgaagaggaagcttgcttatgaatctaGTCCTGCCAACATTCCTAGTCCCCCATCCGCTACTAGTCCTGGATTACCTCCAACATcttctgttggatgtaaatgtgaagAGCTGAAAGAGGAGGTAAAAGCGCTGAAGGAGGAGCTCATCAAAGAGGTGAAGGAGGAGCTCAAAGAGATGAAAACAGCTTACGAAGAAACTCAAACACATCACAAGGCTTATATTAAAAAGTTGGTTGTTAGTATGTGCGAACAGTTATTAGCCAAATCCAACCAAAGGATGGCCACGTTAATAGGCAAATTAGATAGTATGGAggaggagaggaagaagaagaagaagaagagcaaattGGAAAAGAAGGGCAATACTGAG GATAGGAAGGTGGAGGATAGTGtggtgaag AATTGGTTGAAAGATGTAGCCACCAATGATCAGACAAAGAGTGTGTTTACTTGCGAAGCACGAAAGAAGttgtttgttagagttctaacaaagtgcacatggcttaaagatcct GAAGTCGACGCAGTCTGCCACTTGTTGCGCAAAAGGATTGCGCaatatcccaagacatataaacatTGGAAAGTATCAATAGGGGATTGCTTATTAGCAGATATGATGAGGCGAGAGTACCCGAACTTTAAAAAAGATCCTGAAAATTTTCCAATATCAGAGGTATTTGATCAGTACTTCTGGGGTGCGGACCATAGACATATGCCAGAATGGCCACTAGTAGACGATATTTACGTGCCTTTGAACATTGGCAACAAGCATTGGGTATTGTGCGTCGTTCGTCTACAAGATAATCACATTAACGTTTATGACTGCGACTTGAGTATTTATAGGAATCTCGATCCATACCTGAGACCTTTGTGTGAGATGTTTCCACGAATATATGCAATGGGAGCCAGTGATGCTGAGCTACAACGGTatcctaatttcaatttccagaAACTTACATATAAAAGGTTGCCATACCCAGCCAAAAATGCAGTCGCCAAATATGGGGAAGTCCCTAGAGCAGCAGAAAGTGGGGATTGTGGTGTATTTATGCTTATGCACATGGAATACTTGACTGCTGGTTTAGGTGTAGAGAAG AACTTGACTTGTGCTTATGTATTCTGA
- the LOC124921148 gene encoding glycerophosphodiester phosphodiesterase GDPD1, chloroplastic-like, whose amino-acid sequence MAVKAVHVSDIPNLYQISESSFPIYTARFSSGVDAGTKKKNENDDLKFLVIGHRGNGMNMLQSSDQRMKAIKENSILSFNAAGEYPVDFVEFDVQVTKDGCPIVFHDDVILSQENGTIYERRVTDLTLSEFLGYGPQRESINLNGKSLLRKTKDGRILNWDVESDDSLCILRDVFTTVKNPDLGFNIELKFDDHIVYKQEDLIHSLQSTLKVVFEQAGERPVIFSTFQPDAALLMRKLQTTYPVYFLTNGGTEIYYDVRRNSLEEAMKVCEEGGLQGIVSEVRGVFRNPAAVVKIKNSGLSLLTYGKLNNVPEAVYLQHLMGVEGVIVDLVREITEAVSKMIKHPQPLEKGGEGEDDEDDGVLEVKGKPQFSERELSFLLKLIPELIQL is encoded by the exons ATGGCCGTCAAAGCCGTTCATGTCTCCGACATCCCTAATCTATACCAGATTTCGGAATCCTCTTTTCCAATCTACACCGCCCGCTTTTCATCCG GCGTGGATGCGGgaacgaagaagaagaacgaaAACGATGATTTAAAGTTCTTAGTGATTGGGCATAGAGGAAACGGCATGAACATGTTACAATCATCAGATCAAAGAATGAAGGCCATTAAAGAGAACTCCATCCTTTCTTTCAACGCCGCCGGCGAATATCCGGTCGATTTTGTCGAGTTTGACGTTCAG GTAACCAAAGATGGATGTCCCATTGTTTTTCATGACGACGTCATCCTCTCCCAAGAAAAT GGGACAATATATGAAAGAAGAGTTACAGATTTAACTCTTTCTGAATTTCTTGGCTACGGCCCACAAAGAGAATCAATTAACCTTAATGGTAAGTCTCTTTTAAGGAAGACAAAAGACGGCAGAATCCTAAATTGGGATGTCGAATCCGATGATTCTCTCTGCATCCTTCGGGATGTTTTCACAACAGTCAAGAATCCCGATTTGGGTTTCAATATCGAGTTGAAATTCGACGATCACATTGTTTATAAACAAGAAGATCTCATTCACTCCCTTCAATCTACTCTAAAG GTTGTGTTTGAGCAAGCCGGAGAAAGACCGGTTATTTTCTCCACATTCCAACCGGACGCCGCCCTGCTTATGAGAAAACTACAGACCACTTATCCT gtaTATTTTCTGACAAATGGAGGAACAGAGATATACTATGATGTTCGGAGAAATTCATTGGAGGAAGCAATGAAGGTCTGTGAGGAAGGTGGGCTGCAAGGAATTGTGTCGGAGGTGAGAGGCGTTTTCAGAAATCCGGCGGCTGTTGTCAAGATCAAGAATTCCGGTCTATCTCTCCTCACCTACGGCAAACTAAA TAATGTGCCGGAAGCAGTGTATTTACAACATCTGATGGGGGTTGAAGGAGTGATTGTGGATCTAGTGAGAGAAATAACGGAGGCAGTGTCAAAGATGATAAAGCATCCGCAGCCATTAGAGAAGGGAGGAGAAggtgaagatgatgaagatgatggggtTTTGGAAGTGAAGGGAAAGCCTCAGTTCTCAGAAAGGGAATTGTCATTTCTTCTTAAGCTTATACCAGAGCTTATTCAGCTATGA
- the LOC124922115 gene encoding NAC domain-containing protein 41 — protein sequence MVEMFSESFQVTNGGINLPIGFRFRPTDEELIVHYLKRKALSLPLPVSVIPVVQVFHSNPWDLPGDLKEKRYFFNRGTRKWGNNEKVMMSDGYGFWKAVGKEKSIINFSGVVGMRRKLVFFHLKSFGLLKSSWVMHEFRLTDSQQKMEADWVVCKIYEKKKRVIKFKDNHLRGFVSLVPTLSSGSCSSGITEDVPNFDESDDGEEETSALIITSNLSP from the exons ATGGTGGAGATGTTTTCCGAAAGCTTTCAAGTTACAAATGGTGGAATCAATCTTCCAATCGGGTTCCGTTTCCGGCCAACAGACGAAGAGCTCATTGTTCACTATCTGAAACGCAAAGCATTATCACTTCCACTGCCTGTCTCTGTTATTCCTGTTGTTCAAGTTTTCCATTCTAATCCATGGGATTTACCAG GGGATTTGAAGGAGAAAAGGTATTTCTTTAACAGAGGAACAAGAAAATGGGGAAATAATGAGAAGGTTATGATGAGTGATGGATATGGTTTCTGGAAAGCTGTTGGGAAGGAGAagagtattattaatttttcaggGGTTGTTGGGATGAGAAGGAAACTTGTTTTCTTCCATTTGAAGAGCTTTGGTTTGCTAAAATCTTCATGGGTCATGCATGAATTCAGACTTACTGATTCCCAACAG AAAATGGAGGCTGATTGGGTTGTTTGCAAGATTTATGAGAAGAAAAAGAGGGTGATTAAATTTAAGGATAATCATCTAAGGGGTTTTGTCTCTCTGGTTCCAACTTTGTCTTCTGGTTCGTGTTCAAGTGGGATCACCGAGGATGTTCCTAATTTTGATGAATCAGATGATGGGGAAGAAGAAACTAGTGCTTTGATCATCACTTCTAATCTCTCTCCTTAA